The Leopardus geoffroyi isolate Oge1 chromosome C1, O.geoffroyi_Oge1_pat1.0, whole genome shotgun sequence sequence GCCTCACCTCGACTCCCTCACACTGATTGCTCTGAAAATCACAGTGGCCCAGGATGGGCTTAAAGAAAACCGCCAATGATCTGTCCCTTCACTCCCACCGTCTTTCACCCCCTCTTCAGGTTTTAATCCATACTGGGGGCAGACACTATGCTTCCGGGTCCTGGTGCCTGAACTGGCCCTGCTGCGTTTTGTGGTAAATGATTACAACTGGAAAACCCGACACGACTTTATTGGGCAGTACACACTTCCTTGGACCTGCATGCAACAAGGTGGGCCGGTCCCCCAAACCCTGGCCAGCGGTCCAGCTCCGGCTCCCTTCCTAATGCTGTCCTCCTGCCCCTTTCCAGGCTACCGCCACATACACCTACTCTCCAAGGACGGCACCAGCCTCCATCCAGCCTCCATCTTTGTGCATATCTGCATCCGGGAAGGACTAGAGGGGGATGAATCCTAAGGCGGGCACTTCTTGGGAAGGGTGGGTGCGCTGGCTTGAGACGGTAAGAGAAACCTGGAAGGACGCTCCAGAAGGCAAACAGAGGTGGTAAAAACCAAGTTTTGGGTTGTGCATTCCTAAGCACAAAATTACCTCACCTTTCCTAACAAGCAAATCTAGGACCTgatttttcactctctctctcttccctttcttcgtTTTTCCACCTGTGGTatcttttctgcccctttcttcgcATACTCTCTGCTGGACTTCCTTCCTCTTGCCACAGCCTCAATCCCATACCTCAGTCCCAAAGGATGAATCTCTTTCATCAACCCTGGCTCAAACGATGGTTGCCACCAGAAACCCAGAGAGGGGCTTGGAGCAGAGAAACACTAAGAGGCATTATCCCCTCCACACTAACTTCCTTAAAGCTCAGAGCCAAGGAAAGGATAGACCAATCCTCCAGGTTCcccaggcagaggctggggaaggagaccTGACCCCAAGACCACACGGACTCTCAAGAGAACACTGCACAGCCGAGTCCCCACTGGACTGCTCTTCCCTAGTTCCACTTGTATAAACAGAGCTTTTCTCCCCAGTTGTGCTTGAGTATGGTCTGTCACTGTCGGGCAAGAGGAAGTATGAAGGTCGGGAGACATTCAGGTAGACAGGTGGGCTAGGGAAAGGgtaggaaaataagaaatttccAGGGGCCCCTGCATGTGCTACATAATGTAGAAAGGTTCATTAGTATAGCTTCTAAGGGCAAAAGGAGGAGACAAAGGGTATGTGATCCCAACCCTGCTGGAGTTTATACCTGGAATCATCCTGGTTTACATCTGTTGTCCCAGCATAATTACTAAAAGTACCCTCTTTCATTTTCCCAGTGTGTCCCAGTGTAGATGATTAATCATCCAGTCATTGTGAGGTCTGGATTAGAGATTCACACCAGCCCCCAAGTCATCTGCATTTCACACTACCTTGTACTTTAACTCTAGTGTTGCTGCTGAGCCAGGCTGAGGACAGATGCTGAAATAAACCTGCTTCTAGGAACAGGCTTAGTGGGGGGGCAGTCCTCCCTCTATAGGTAGACCAAGGGACTTGGCAAGAAGGAGCAAGGCAAAGGCCTAGACAGGttcaaggacagagagaaaacagacctGGCCCATTTCAGAATCACGCAGTGAAAATggaaggagacaaaggagaggcagaggtcTGAGAGGGAACAGGGCAGATCAAGAGGACAACCTGGAAATGGTAAGTCAGGGACGTGGACGAGTCTATAAGCTAGTAATCACTCTGTTTAACATGCTTTAGAGAGCATCAGGCACAACAGCACATGCAGGTAGATACAACTGTTTTGAGGGCattgaaagaaaacagacttgACAGCAAGAAGAAAGGGGGCGACAGAATGGGTAAAACCAGCATCTTAGAGCCAGGGACTTTGGGGGAGGGATGGTGAAGAAAGCAGGAACTCATGGGTTAAAAACACAGTGTGCCGCGACAGGAAATTAATTTGTGGTCCATGTTGCTCTTTTATATATATGGCCATCAACTTCAAAGTACTAGAGCCTGAGTCCCAGGAggcctgcagccccctccccgggcGCCTCGAAGCTAGCCCCTCCTCTGGCTCCGAGCTCCAGGCTCGCTCTGCCTCCAGTCAGTCTGCACTGCACGTCTTGGACCACACCCTCCAAGAGGTGGGGTAGGCTCTCAGCCCTCTGGTCCAGTTGGAGaagcagcaggagcaggggggcTGGGGTCCTCCAACTGCACGTCATGCAGGTGCACTGTGGGGGTGGTGGGGTCTTTGCCCACTCCTTGGTTTGGGTCGGCCTGGTCGGGGTGGTGCCTGCGCACATGCTTAACCACCTGGAACTTCTGCTTGGCCTTGTAGCTGCAGAGGCGGCAGAAGAAGGGGTGGCGGTCGGTGTGGGTGAGGGCGTGATGGCGCAGGCCGGCAGCCCAGCGGAAAGCACGGTGGCACACGTTGCACACATAGGGTTTGGCCTCGCTGTGCTTGCGGAGGTGGGTGCGCAGTAGGAAGCGGGTCTTGAAGGCCTTGCCACACTGCTCGCACATGAAGGCCCGGGCTTCCCGGTGCCGCGTCTCCTGGTGCACACGCAGCGCATCAGCCCGGTTGGTACAGTATTCACACTCGGGACACTGGTATGGCTTCAGTCCTAGGGGACAGGGCGAGGACAAGGAACAAATTACTGCTGAAGGGAGTCAAACAATGCTCAGTGTGCCGGAAGAGTCGCCGTGATCCCGGGACACAAAGAACACAAGCAGCATGGTGACTAACGACTGCATCTTTGGAATGTTCCAGTCTCCTCTGACATTTCTATGCCCTTCTCCCAAAACAGCCCCTTGTATACAGCGGGTGCTCAATGGATGCTGATAACCGATTCCCAAGTAGCCACCTGACAGCAACAACTATTCACTCAAATATGACAGGGTTTCCAAATGGGAGATTCTAACCCCCTTTTGATCATGGGGTCCTCATGCAACTTGGAAATCCATTTAAATACAACTCCTTGTCCAAcccaaacaggaaaataaaatgtttaagaaggAAGAGCTAGAGGCAAAAGAAGTGTCATTCATAGATGCAGAGTGCCTTGAAATGCATCTGGTTACTTCCTTTACATGAGGGGATCATACACAGTAATCACAAGCACGGCATCATTAAGTCTTTCCTGAGAAGCCATAGTTCATGGACTCCgtacccagaagaaaaaaaaagaagtcaaaacaaGTGAACCCTTCACATTCTCTTTGTTACCCATAACAGCCCATCGTGTCTGCAGGAACCAAGGAGACCTCCTTCAGTCACATGTTTGAGTTCTCAATGGGAGGTGGATAACCTAGGGCCATGAAGCTTTTACACAATGCAGACGCATAGGCTCCCAGGTTCACCTCTCTTCTGATTCTGATAGGTCTTCAGTGGGCAGGGAAGCTATTCTGGCATTTCAGCCTACCTCCCTCCTAGCACCAATGTGAAAAACTGATGTGCACCCTGAACCTGACTAAGGACACCCACAACCTCAAGGAGGCTGGGTGTGCCAGAGAATGGGGGAACCCCTTGGGCCTGTCGAAACCACACAGACTCACCTGTGTGCTTGGTCATGTGGTACTTGAGCTGGTTGACCCACTTGCACTTGTAGCCACAGTCAGGGCACAGATACTTGCGTTCTTCCTTATGGATCCGCATATGGTActggaggaaggaagagcagaGTATGCCCAGAAAATGCGTACCCTTGACACTCAAAGGATGTGCTCCCATCCCGGCCATACTTCTGttaccaagcaggctccccagtcTGGCCATGTGGACACCAACCTAACCCACTGGGCCTACCTCTTGGTCTGccctctcagctctgccacttgctaccTGTGTCTTTGGGGGCTTAACCTCCACCTCACAGTTTATTAACCTGTGAAATCAACCGCAGAAGAAATAGCAAGAGCAACTCTTATCTTGTGCTTTGGAAGGACTAAAATTAGTATCCAGCATAcaataagtgctcaaaaaatgttagccattatcACGGAGATCACCACCCAACTATTACCTGCCTTCATCACATACCAAGCACGTATGACGGAATTTTATCTCTGTAACAACTCTGTGAAGTATTCTCTTCCTTTTACacatgaggaatctgaggcttggagaagttaGGGGGCTTGACGAAAGTCCCAGAGCTCATAGCTGCGAGTTGGGATCAGGGAAGTCCCCAGGGCCCCGACCTTACCTTGAGTCGAGAAGGGTCAGCACAGGCATAGGGACAGAGGTGACAGCGGTAGGGCTTTTCCCCGGTGTGGATGCGGCTGTGCCAGGTGATCTTCTGCCGGTTCTTGGTGCTGTAAGCACAGTCAGTGCACTTGTAGAGCCGGGTGCCCCCGTGCCCTTTCACGTGGTGGTCCAGCACGAGCTGATGGCGGCACGTAAAGTCACAAAAGGGGCAGCGCAGGGGGGGCTGGCTGGCACCTGCACCGCCCTCCGAGGCCGCTGCCGCCTCATGCTGTTCCAAGTAGTGCTTCACCAGGCCCGCCCGCTCCCGGGCAGCgaagtcacagagctggcagCGGTGGCTGAAATGCTGCTGTCTCCGGTGCTCATCCAGTGCCGGCCGGCTGGGGAAGGCCTCCTGGCAAGCCCCGCACTCCAGCCGCGGATGCTGTTTCCGGGTGTGTCCTCGCAGGCTGGCGGGGCTGGGGCACAGCAACCCACAGCGGGAGCAGTGCAGGGGGCCCTCGGTGGCCTCCGCAGgagagccgggggcggggggcgcaggCTCAGGATGTCGGCGCAGGGCATGCTGCTTGAGTGCCGTCTCGGAACTGAACTGGGCCTCACACCGGGGGCAGGCAAAGGCAGGAGTGCCCCGATGGCAACTGTTGACGTGGCGAGTGATATCATGGCGAAGGTAGCCACTGTAGTCACAGAGGGGACAGAAGTGGGTGGGTGTTTTGTCATGTACCCTTAGCCGGTGCAAGCGCAGTTTTGAGTTGGTACCAAACGTCTGGGGACAGGAGCTGCAGGGGATGCGGCCAACACCTGTGTGTCGTGACTGGTGCGCCTCCAACCGGTACCGTCTGGTGGTGGAAAAGTCACAGAAGGGGCACTGGTGCGGCTTCACTCCCTCGTGCTTGAGCCGCCGGTGCTGCTGTAGGCACCGGCCCTGCTTACAGGTGAAGCCACAGTCCCCGCACTGCAGAGGGGGCCGGGGCCCGCGGGCGGGAGCCGTGCTAGGGTGCCTCCGCTTCTGGTGTAGCCTCagggcggcagcggcggcagtGGTGAACGTGCAGAGGCCGCAGTGCAGCTCGCCGGACCCCTCGAGGGGGCAGCCCCGGGTCTGGTGAGTCCTCAGAGCCCGCTCCTGCTGGCAGCTGAAGGGACACGTGGGGCAGGAGAAGCGCGCCCCCTTCTGCTTTGGCACCGCAGTCGTGTCCCCATTCCCAGGGCTGCGCTCCGTGCTGCCGCTGTTTAGGGGAGCGGAGCCTCCATCGCTCAGGAGGGATGCAACGGGCTGGGTCTGGGCGGCCCCCCGCTTTCCTCCCCCACCACGTCCCCCCCGGCAGCCTTCGGCCACGTGAGAGGTAATGGAGGAGAGGCGAGAACAGAGGAACGTGCAGGAGTTGCAGTGAAACTTGCCCTGCTCGAAGTGGAACTTCTCAGGCGTCTCTGCGGGTGAGGGGTTTCCTGCAGGAGGGACTGCAGGGACACACAGTGTGCCAGGAGGCTCCTCTACTTCCGGCTCCctgggaggcacagagggagcaTCTTTCGGGAGCACCAGCTCTACTTCTAATGGCGCAGGTGGGGGCTTCCCACCTTCCACATCCCCTGAGTCCTGGGTGCCCGGGGGCGGAGGACGCAGAGGGACGGGTGAACTTGGTCTGGGTAAGCCCTTGTTCTTTCTGAGCAGAACAGGGCACTTCTTCAGCAGGTGGGTGCTGAGGCCACGCTGTTGCTTGAAGCTAGCCCCACACTCAGGGCACAGCAGGGGCTCTCGGCGGCCCTGGCACCCAGTCCTGGAGTGCACACTCAGGGCCTTCTCCCGGCGGGTGATAAAAGGGCAGTGCGGGCAGCGGAAGGCCCGCCCCTCTCCCTGTATCACAACCATCTGAACCCGCCCCTCCAGCACCAGAGCCTCTGCTTGCTCTTTGTCCTGTCTCCGCAGGGCCTTGAGTAAGGACTCCGACTCTgggaactgggggaggggagcggtcTCAGCAGGCAGAGCTGCCTTGAAGGTTCCCACCCAGCTGTCAGGGGGCTCCTCTGAGGAAGGGGGGTTTCTGGGGCTTTCAGGGGCTGGCTTTTCCAGAACGGGCTCTTCTTCAGCATCCAAACCAGACGTCCCAGCACCTTCAAAGGTAGACAGCTCTGTCAAAGTTGCACCTGGTCCTTCCAGTCTCAGGGGCCCCGAGGGGTCCAGGGGCCTGAACTCCGCAGGGGCGGGTTCAGTGATCTCCTCAAGGGGCGGCTCAGCCACGGGCTCCAGCTCCACCCCCAGGGCCTCGAGGTGCAGCGTGCAGCCACCTTCATCTGCCTCGGCCGGACTGGGGCTGCTACCCAGGTCGTCCCCCCGCAGAACCTCGCTGCCAGCCGGTCTCCCGGCGCGGTCCTCCTCACCGGGCTCCGGCGGGGCCCGGTCCACGTTGGGGTCCACCACAGTCCCGGGGTCACGGTCTGGCACCTCAGGCTGGGGAGACAGCTGGCTCGAGGGCTCTGAGTCTGGCGGGGGTGTCGGGCACTGCCTGGCCCCCTCCGGTTCCTGGCTGGCAGAGCGGAGCTGCCACACCTGGTCCCCAGGCACGTAGCCGTGGGCCTTGCGCTTATGGAAGAAGAGGGTGGTGTTGCTGAAGGTGCGGTAGTCGCAGAGGGCACAGCGGAACTCCCGGAGGCGGGTGTGCTTGCAGTTCTCGTGGCTCAGCAGGGCCTGCTTGTGGCGGCTCTGGTAGCTGCAGTAGCGGCAGGGATAGAGCGGGGCCGGCGTGCCCGGGTGGTGCTGGGAGGCCATGTGCTTCTGCAGCTCATACTTCCGCTTGCAAGCGAAAGCACACACCTCACACATCAGGGACTTGCCCTGGTGGCGCAGCTTGTGGCTGCTCAGCTGGTCAGCCCGGTGGCAGCGGTACGAGCACTGGTTGCACTGGTATCTGGCGaggaggacaggggtgggggtggggggcaaaatcACAATTATCGATCTCCCTTGACAGGTAAACGAGCACTTACCATGGACAAGGCTCTACACTCGGTACCGTACACGCATCatctaatttattctttttttccaccgCCCTGTGACGTAGGTATCTATTTGCAAGTGAGGTCACTAAAGCACGGAAATtaataacttgcctaaggttaAAAAGGAAGTGAAGGGCAGGGACAGCCTAGCTTCAGGGCCTGTGTTCCGACGCCTCCTCTGTATCGCTTCCCAAAGGGAAGAGAGCATAAATCAGCAAC is a genomic window containing:
- the ZNF142 gene encoding zinc finger protein 142 isoform X4, which produces MTDPVLDPQPTDSTGEMDGLCPELLLIPPSLSNRGILEPVQSPCPAGNPTPLPADPGCLLVESTATEEDTGNMEIIVEAVAGNLSPGAPGEPPAPKLPSREGEPSEQADTPLPRRESADEEDVEDEEGNGTLKDSQKAPEKAQGAQQLEGDVASGTESLFKTHMCPECKRCFKKRTHLVEHLHLHFPDPSLQCPNCQKFFTSKSKLKTHLLRELGQKAHRCPLCHYSAVERNALNRHMASMHEDISNFYSDTYTCPVCREEFRLSQALKEHLKSHTAAAAAEPLPLRCFQEGCSYTAPDRKAFIKHLKETHGVRAVECRHHSCPMLFATAEAMEAHHKSHYAFHCPHCDFACSNKHLFRKHKKQGHPGSEELRCTFCPFATFNPVAYQDHVGKMHAHEKIHQCPECSFATAHKRVLIRHMLLHTGEKPHKCELCDFTCRDVSYLSKHMLTHSNTKDYMCTECGYVTKWKHYLSVHMRKHAGDLRYQCNQCSYRCHRADQLSSHKLRHQGKSLMCEVCAFACKRKYELQKHMASQHHPGTPAPLYPCRYCSYQSRHKQALLSHENCKHTRLREFRCALCDYRTFSNTTLFFHKRKAHGYVPGDQVWQLRSASQEPEGARQCPTPPPDSEPSSQLSPQPEVPDRDPGTVVDPNVDRAPPEPGEEDRAGRPAGSEVLRGDDLGSSPSPAEADEGGCTLHLEALGVELEPVAEPPLEEITEPAPAEFRPLDPSGPLRLEGPGATLTELSTFEGAGTSGLDAEEEPVLEKPAPESPRNPPSSEEPPDSWVGTFKAALPAETAPLPQFPESESLLKALRRQDKEQAEALVLEGRVQMVVIQGEGRAFRCPHCPFITRREKALSVHSRTGCQGRREPLLCPECGASFKQQRGLSTHLLKKCPVLLRKNKGLPRPSSPVPLRPPPPGTQDSGDVEGGKPPPAPLEVELVLPKDAPSVPPREPEVEEPPGTLCVPAVPPAGNPSPAETPEKFHFEQGKFHCNSCTFLCSRLSSITSHVAEGCRGGRGGGGKRGAAQTQPVASLLSDGGSAPLNSGSTERSPGNGDTTAVPKQKGARFSCPTCPFSCQQERALRTHQTRGCPLEGSGELHCGLCTFTTAAAAALRLHQKRRHPSTAPARGPRPPLQCGDCGFTCKQGRCLQQHRRLKHEGVKPHQCPFCDFSTTRRYRLEAHQSRHTGVGRIPCSSCPQTFGTNSKLRLHRLRVHDKTPTHFCPLCDYSGYLRHDITRHVNSCHRGTPAFACPRCEAQFSSETALKQHALRRHPEPAPPAPGSPAEATEGPLHCSRCGLLCPSPASLRGHTRKQHPRLECGACQEAFPSRPALDEHRRQQHFSHRCQLCDFAARERAGLVKHYLEQHEAAAASEGGAGASQPPLRCPFCDFTCRHQLVLDHHVKGHGGTRLYKCTDCAYSTKNRQKITWHSRIHTGEKPYRCHLCPYACADPSRLKYHMRIHKEERKYLCPDCGYKCKWVNQLKYHMTKHTGLKPYQCPECEYCTNRADALRVHQETRHREARAFMCEQCGKAFKTRFLLRTHLRKHSEAKPYVCNVCHRAFRWAAGLRHHALTHTDRHPFFCRLCSYKAKQKFQVVKHVRRHHPDQADPNQGVGKDPTTPTVHLHDVQLEDPSPPAPAASPTGPEG
- the ZNF142 gene encoding zinc finger protein 142 isoform X3, coding for MTDPVLDPQPTDSTGEMDGLCPELLLIPPSLSNRGILEPVQSPCPAGNPTPLPADPGCLLVESTATEEDTGNMEIIVEAVAGNLSPGAPGEPPGVLVKVVEVYFCERCEQSFAEPTLLALHQCTETLIQPMQGLSSLPCSVELTPSNLILSGPLQGQGPPDSPLPCPVCRQEFAQPQALKSHFKIHRATPDIFSCPESGCVFSAEDRKGLQHHLRQAHATVPVPCSFRGCPLLFGSQQGMELHRQAHYPFHCNHCSFVGSNVKLFRQHQRSHGAGTQGELSALQGLPSQELLSGDVASGTESLFKTHMCPECKRCFKKRTHLVEHLHLHFPDPSLQCPNCQKFFTSKSKLKTHLLRELGQKAHRCPLCHYSAVERNALNRHMASMHEDISNFYSDTYTCPVCREEFRLSQALKEHLKSHTAAAAAEPLPLRCFQEGCSYTAPDRKAFIKHLKETHGVRAVECRHHSCPMLFATAEAMEAHHKSHYAFHCPHCDFACSNKHLFRKHKKQGHPGSEELRCTFCPFATFNPVAYQDHVGKMHAHEKIHQCPECSFATAHKRVLIRHMLLHTGEKPHKCELCDFTCRDVSYLSKHMLTHSNTKDYMCTECGYVTKWKHYLSVHMRKHAGDLRYQCNQCSYRCHRADQLSSHKLRHQGKSLMCEVCAFACKRKYELQKHMASQHHPGTPAPLYPCRYCSYQSRHKQALLSHENCKHTRLREFRCALCDYRTFSNTTLFFHKRKAHGYVPGDQVWQLRSASQEPEGARQCPTPPPDSEPSSQLSPQPEVPDRDPGTVVDPNVDRAPPEPGEEDRAGRPAGSEVLRGDDLGSSPSPAEADEGGCTLHLEALGVELEPVAEPPLEEITEPAPAEFRPLDPSGPLRLEGPGATLTELSTFEGAGTSGLDAEEEPVLEKPAPESPRNPPSSEEPPDSWVGTFKAALPAETAPLPQFPESESLLKALRRQDKEQAEALVLEGRVQMVVIQGEGRAFRCPHCPFITRREKALSVHSRTGCQGRREPLLCPECGASFKQQRGLSTHLLKKCPVLLRKNKGLPRPSSPVPLRPPPPGTQDSGDVEGGKPPPAPLEVELVLPKDAPSVPPREPEVEEPPGTLCVPAVPPAGNPSPAETPEKFHFEQGKFHCNSCTFLCSRLSSITSHVAEGCRGGRGGGGKRGAAQTQPVASLLSDGGSAPLNSGSTERSPGNGDTTAVPKQKGARFSCPTCPFSCQQERALRTHQTRGCPLEGSGELHCGLCTFTTAAAAALRLHQKRRHPSTAPARGPRPPLQCGDCGFTCKQGRCLQQHRRLKHEGVKPHQCPFCDFSTTRRYRLEAHQSRHTGVGRIPCSSCPQTFGTNSKLRLHRLRVHDKTPTHFCPLCDYSGYLRHDITRHVNSCHRGTPAFACPRCEAQFSSETALKQHALRRHPEPAPPAPGSPAEATEGPLHCSRCGLLCPSPASLRGHTRKQHPRLECGACQEAFPSRPALDEHRRQQHFSHRCQLCDFAARERAGLVKHYLEQHEAAAASEGGAGASQPPLRCPFCDFTCRHQLVLDHHVKGHGGTRLYKCTDCAYSTKNRQKITWHSRIHTGEKPYRCHLCPYACADPSRLKYHMRIHKEERKYLCPDCGYKCKWVNQLKYHMTKHTGLKPYQCPECEYCTNRADALRVHQETRHREARAFMCEQCGKAFKTRFLLRTHLRKHSEAKPYVCNVCHRAFRWAAGLRHHALTHTDRHPFFCRLCSYKAKQKFQVVKHVRRHHPDQADPNQGVGKDPTTPTVHLHDVQLEDPSPPAPAASPTGPEG
- the ZNF142 gene encoding zinc finger protein 142 isoform X1, which gives rise to MTDPVLDPQPTDSTGEMDGLCPELLLIPPSLSNRGILEPVQSPCPAGNPTPLPADPGCLLVESTATEEDTGNMEIIVEAVAGNLSPGAPGEPPGVLVKVVEVYFCERCEQSFAEPTLLALHQCTETLIQPMQGLSSLPCSVELTPSNLILSGPLQGQGPPDSPLPCPVCRQEFAQPQALKSHFKIHRATPDIFSCPESGCVFSAEDRKGLQHHLRQAHATVPVPCSFRGCPLLFGSQQGMELHRQAHYPFHCNHCSFVGSNVKLFRQHQRSHGAGTQGELSALQGLPSQELLSDIIECYVSPAPKLPSREGEPSEQADTPLPRRESADEEDVEDEEGNGTLKDSQKAPEKAQGAQQLEGDVASGTESLFKTHMCPECKRCFKKRTHLVEHLHLHFPDPSLQCPNCQKFFTSKSKLKTHLLRELGQKAHRCPLCHYSAVERNALNRHMASMHEDISNFYSDTYTCPVCREEFRLSQALKEHLKSHTAAAAAEPLPLRCFQEGCSYTAPDRKAFIKHLKETHGVRAVECRHHSCPMLFATAEAMEAHHKSHYAFHCPHCDFACSNKHLFRKHKKQGHPGSEELRCTFCPFATFNPVAYQDHVGKMHAHEKIHQCPECSFATAHKRVLIRHMLLHTGEKPHKCELCDFTCRDVSYLSKHMLTHSNTKDYMCTECGYVTKWKHYLSVHMRKHAGDLRYQCNQCSYRCHRADQLSSHKLRHQGKSLMCEVCAFACKRKYELQKHMASQHHPGTPAPLYPCRYCSYQSRHKQALLSHENCKHTRLREFRCALCDYRTFSNTTLFFHKRKAHGYVPGDQVWQLRSASQEPEGARQCPTPPPDSEPSSQLSPQPEVPDRDPGTVVDPNVDRAPPEPGEEDRAGRPAGSEVLRGDDLGSSPSPAEADEGGCTLHLEALGVELEPVAEPPLEEITEPAPAEFRPLDPSGPLRLEGPGATLTELSTFEGAGTSGLDAEEEPVLEKPAPESPRNPPSSEEPPDSWVGTFKAALPAETAPLPQFPESESLLKALRRQDKEQAEALVLEGRVQMVVIQGEGRAFRCPHCPFITRREKALSVHSRTGCQGRREPLLCPECGASFKQQRGLSTHLLKKCPVLLRKNKGLPRPSSPVPLRPPPPGTQDSGDVEGGKPPPAPLEVELVLPKDAPSVPPREPEVEEPPGTLCVPAVPPAGNPSPAETPEKFHFEQGKFHCNSCTFLCSRLSSITSHVAEGCRGGRGGGGKRGAAQTQPVASLLSDGGSAPLNSGSTERSPGNGDTTAVPKQKGARFSCPTCPFSCQQERALRTHQTRGCPLEGSGELHCGLCTFTTAAAAALRLHQKRRHPSTAPARGPRPPLQCGDCGFTCKQGRCLQQHRRLKHEGVKPHQCPFCDFSTTRRYRLEAHQSRHTGVGRIPCSSCPQTFGTNSKLRLHRLRVHDKTPTHFCPLCDYSGYLRHDITRHVNSCHRGTPAFACPRCEAQFSSETALKQHALRRHPEPAPPAPGSPAEATEGPLHCSRCGLLCPSPASLRGHTRKQHPRLECGACQEAFPSRPALDEHRRQQHFSHRCQLCDFAARERAGLVKHYLEQHEAAAASEGGAGASQPPLRCPFCDFTCRHQLVLDHHVKGHGGTRLYKCTDCAYSTKNRQKITWHSRIHTGEKPYRCHLCPYACADPSRLKYHMRIHKEERKYLCPDCGYKCKWVNQLKYHMTKHTGLKPYQCPECEYCTNRADALRVHQETRHREARAFMCEQCGKAFKTRFLLRTHLRKHSEAKPYVCNVCHRAFRWAAGLRHHALTHTDRHPFFCRLCSYKAKQKFQVVKHVRRHHPDQADPNQGVGKDPTTPTVHLHDVQLEDPSPPAPAASPTGPEG
- the ZNF142 gene encoding zinc finger protein 142 isoform X2, translated to MTDPVLDPQPTDSTGEMDGLCPELLLIPPSLSNRGILEPVQSPCPAGNPTPLPADPGCLLVESTATEEDTGNMEIIVEAVAGNLSPGAPGEPPGVLVKVVEVYFCERCEQSFAEPTLLALHQCTETLIQPMQGLSSLPCSVELTPSNLILSGPLQGQGPPDSPLPCPVCRQEFAQPQALKSHFKIHRATPDIFSCPESGCVFSAEDRKGLQHHLRQAHATVPVPCSFRGCPLLFGSQQGMELHRQAHYPFHCNHCSFVGSNVKLFRQHQRSHGAGTQGELSALQGLPSQELLSAPKLPSREGEPSEQADTPLPRRESADEEDVEDEEGNGTLKDSQKAPEKAQGAQQLEGDVASGTESLFKTHMCPECKRCFKKRTHLVEHLHLHFPDPSLQCPNCQKFFTSKSKLKTHLLRELGQKAHRCPLCHYSAVERNALNRHMASMHEDISNFYSDTYTCPVCREEFRLSQALKEHLKSHTAAAAAEPLPLRCFQEGCSYTAPDRKAFIKHLKETHGVRAVECRHHSCPMLFATAEAMEAHHKSHYAFHCPHCDFACSNKHLFRKHKKQGHPGSEELRCTFCPFATFNPVAYQDHVGKMHAHEKIHQCPECSFATAHKRVLIRHMLLHTGEKPHKCELCDFTCRDVSYLSKHMLTHSNTKDYMCTECGYVTKWKHYLSVHMRKHAGDLRYQCNQCSYRCHRADQLSSHKLRHQGKSLMCEVCAFACKRKYELQKHMASQHHPGTPAPLYPCRYCSYQSRHKQALLSHENCKHTRLREFRCALCDYRTFSNTTLFFHKRKAHGYVPGDQVWQLRSASQEPEGARQCPTPPPDSEPSSQLSPQPEVPDRDPGTVVDPNVDRAPPEPGEEDRAGRPAGSEVLRGDDLGSSPSPAEADEGGCTLHLEALGVELEPVAEPPLEEITEPAPAEFRPLDPSGPLRLEGPGATLTELSTFEGAGTSGLDAEEEPVLEKPAPESPRNPPSSEEPPDSWVGTFKAALPAETAPLPQFPESESLLKALRRQDKEQAEALVLEGRVQMVVIQGEGRAFRCPHCPFITRREKALSVHSRTGCQGRREPLLCPECGASFKQQRGLSTHLLKKCPVLLRKNKGLPRPSSPVPLRPPPPGTQDSGDVEGGKPPPAPLEVELVLPKDAPSVPPREPEVEEPPGTLCVPAVPPAGNPSPAETPEKFHFEQGKFHCNSCTFLCSRLSSITSHVAEGCRGGRGGGGKRGAAQTQPVASLLSDGGSAPLNSGSTERSPGNGDTTAVPKQKGARFSCPTCPFSCQQERALRTHQTRGCPLEGSGELHCGLCTFTTAAAAALRLHQKRRHPSTAPARGPRPPLQCGDCGFTCKQGRCLQQHRRLKHEGVKPHQCPFCDFSTTRRYRLEAHQSRHTGVGRIPCSSCPQTFGTNSKLRLHRLRVHDKTPTHFCPLCDYSGYLRHDITRHVNSCHRGTPAFACPRCEAQFSSETALKQHALRRHPEPAPPAPGSPAEATEGPLHCSRCGLLCPSPASLRGHTRKQHPRLECGACQEAFPSRPALDEHRRQQHFSHRCQLCDFAARERAGLVKHYLEQHEAAAASEGGAGASQPPLRCPFCDFTCRHQLVLDHHVKGHGGTRLYKCTDCAYSTKNRQKITWHSRIHTGEKPYRCHLCPYACADPSRLKYHMRIHKEERKYLCPDCGYKCKWVNQLKYHMTKHTGLKPYQCPECEYCTNRADALRVHQETRHREARAFMCEQCGKAFKTRFLLRTHLRKHSEAKPYVCNVCHRAFRWAAGLRHHALTHTDRHPFFCRLCSYKAKQKFQVVKHVRRHHPDQADPNQGVGKDPTTPTVHLHDVQLEDPSPPAPAASPTGPEG